A section of the Augochlora pura isolate Apur16 unplaced genomic scaffold, APUR_v2.2.1 APUR_unplaced_3163, whole genome shotgun sequence genome encodes:
- the LOC144477729 gene encoding uncharacterized protein LOC144477729: MEVFMCVLPADNLIHVSENTVRSAYESKWYEQMLDVQKTVLRILMPQMPVAISVKCIIPSLSLEYYCSYISNAFSLFTALRMVFNNDD, encoded by the exons ATGGAAGTTTTCATGTGCGTATTGCCAGCCGATAATTTGATTCATGTG AGCGAGAATACGGTTCGAAGCGCGTACGAGTCGAAATGGTACGAGCAAATGCTGGATGTACAGAAAACTGTACTCCGTATTTTGATGCCGCAGATGCCGGTTGCCATCAGCGTGAAGTGCATCATCCCATCACTTTCCTTGGAATATTACTGCTCG TATATTTCAAACGCATTCTCGTTGTTCACTGCCCTACGTATGGTGTTCAACAATGACGACTAA